The genomic window TTCGATATCGACTCGTAACAGCGCTGTCGGGCGAAGTCCGAAGCCGCGAAGGCGCGGAGGAGGCCCTGACGCGTTCCCGAGCGCCCGGCCGCACCGACTTGCGGCCGGGCGCTCGGCATGTCCGGCCCCCTGCGCCACGCGCGACGGCCGGTACGGCATCCTGAGCGGATGACTGAGACTCCGCACGGCGCGGCCGAATCCACCGACCGGGTCCGGCTCGGCGCCTGGGTGCACGGCACGGTGCAGGGCGTCGGTTTCCGCTGGTGGACGCGCTCGCGCGCGCTGGAACTCGGCCTGGTCGGTTCCGCGCGCAACGCCCGCGACGGACGCGTGCACGTGATCGCGGAGGGCACTCGCGCGGCGTGCGAGCGTTTGCTGGAACTGCTCCGATCGGGCGATACGCCTGGCCGCGTGACTTTGGTTGTGGAAAGCTGGGAGCCTCCGCGGGGTGATTTGACCGGATTCGAGGAGCGCTAGTGGTGGATCCGACAGCCATGGGGAGGGATCGGTGAGCACGCAGAACCCGGGCGACGGGGACCAACGGCGTCCCGAGGAGCCCGCCGAGCAACCGGAGTGGACCACCCCTGAGCTGAACGTGCCGGAGCCGCCGGATCTACCGGGCCCGAGCGAGCAGGGACCGCCCCCGTCCGGCCCGCGACCGGGCAGCATCCAGCGCCAGGAACCGGGCGTCACCCAGCCCCGTCCGCCGACCGTCGCCGAGGCGCGCGCCAGGGACAAAGCCCGCAAACGCGCCGCCGAGGCGCAGCGCGCGGCGGAGGCGGCGGCCGAGGCCAAGAAGCGGACCCGCAAGCGCGTGCTGATCGGCGGCGTCGCGGTCGTCGGCGTCGCGGGACTCGTCGGCGGCGGCTATCTGGCGTACCGGGCGCTCACCGCGCCCGACGAGGTCACCGCCTACTGCGTGAAGAACGAGAACGGCCAGGAGCTCGTCGTCGAGGACAAGTACTGCACGCCCGGCACGGCGGGCTTCGTCGACGACAGCGGCGGCGGCTCGCACGGCCACGCGGGCCCGATCATCATCTACGGCGGCGGCCCGCAGTACCGCTACTACTACGGCGGCAACAACACCATCGGCAAGGCGCCCGTCGGCGGCTCCACGCTGAAACCCAAGGGGGCCCAGATCACCACCAAGTCCGGCACCACTATCCAGCGCGGCGGACTCGGCAGCAAGAGCACCGGCGGTGGTTCCTGATGCGTCGAGTCCGCGGCACGCCGCGCCAGGACTGGAAGCGGATCATCGAGGGGCAAGGATTGGTCTACGGCGCGCCGGGCCGTGACGCCAGCGGTCAGCCGCGCCCGTACTGGGACGAGTCGGTGCACTACGAGTTCGACATGCCGGAGATCCTCGCGCTGGAGGCCGATGTCGAACTGCTGCACTCGATGTGCCTGAACGCCGTCGAGCACGTCGTGCTCACCGAGCGGTTCCGGGATTTCGGTCTGCCGGAATGGAGTTGGGAGCCGATCGCCGAATCGTGGCGCCGCGGTGACCCGCACGTGTACGGCCGCTTCGACCTGCGCTACGACGCGCGCCGCCCGGCGAAACTGCTGGAGTACAACGCCGATACGCCGACCTCGCTGCTGGAGGCGGCGATCGTGCAGTGGCACTGGCTCACCGCGCAGTATCCCGACGACGACCAGTGGAACTCGTTGCACGAGAAGCTGGTCGAGCGCTGGGGCGTGTTGCGCGACCAATTGCCCTCGCCGCAGCTGCATTTCACCTGGTCCTCCGCGGACGCCACCGGCGAGGACAACGTCACGACGGCCTACATGCAGGAGACGGCCGCCGAAGCGGGCTTCGACACCATCGCGCTGCCCATCGAGGAGGTCGGATTCGACACGGAGCTGGAGCGTTTCGTCGATCTGGCCGAGGCGCCGATCGAGTCCGTCTTCAAGCTCTACCCGTGGGAGTGGGTGCTCGACGACGATTTCGGCAAGCGCGTGGTGCAGAGCCTGCCGCAGACCATGTGGGTCGAGCC from Nocardia bhagyanarayanae includes these protein-coding regions:
- a CDS encoding acylphosphatase, translating into MTETPHGAAESTDRVRLGAWVHGTVQGVGFRWWTRSRALELGLVGSARNARDGRVHVIAEGTRAACERLLELLRSGDTPGRVTLVVESWEPPRGDLTGFEER
- a CDS encoding glutathionylspermidine synthase family protein, coding for MRRVRGTPRQDWKRIIEGQGLVYGAPGRDASGQPRPYWDESVHYEFDMPEILALEADVELLHSMCLNAVEHVVLTERFRDFGLPEWSWEPIAESWRRGDPHVYGRFDLRYDARRPAKLLEYNADTPTSLLEAAIVQWHWLTAQYPDDDQWNSLHEKLVERWGVLRDQLPSPQLHFTWSSADATGEDNVTTAYMQETAAEAGFDTIALPIEEVGFDTELERFVDLAEAPIESVFKLYPWEWVLDDDFGKRVVQSLPQTMWVEPLWKTLLSNKAILAILWEMYPGHPNLLPAYLDQPNELTEYIRKPKLGREGANMTIVGAGLETATGGVYGAEGFVYQLLDPLPEFDDMRPVLGAWIVGDAAAGLGIRETAGLITDDGAAFVPHRIPTE